The Paenibacillus sophorae genome has a segment encoding these proteins:
- a CDS encoding Dabb family protein produces the protein MIKHVVFFKLKDGSEASVAKTVAVLRNMEGKIPQLISLEIGADILRTERSFDIVLTAVFANLEDLDAYQVHPAHKEVIAHITEVKELSFVVDYEI, from the coding sequence ATGATAAAGCATGTTGTATTTTTCAAACTAAAGGATGGTTCGGAGGCCAGCGTGGCCAAGACCGTCGCCGTACTGCGCAATATGGAAGGGAAAATCCCTCAGCTGATCTCGCTCGAAATCGGAGCCGACATTCTGCGCACCGAGCGCTCATTCGATATCGTTTTGACGGCGGTTTTTGCCAATCTTGAAGATCTCGACGCTTACCAGGTACATCCTGCCCACAAGGAAGTTATCGCTCATATTACCGAGGTTAAAGAGCTTTCCTTCGTTGTGGATTACGAAATTTAA
- a CDS encoding HesB/IscA family protein: MKVKITRNAAKVIKKQMDLEENKDLKLRVLITHSHGDHAHYGLDLDTPKENDEIIPTDKDIDVILEKGQPLLDGVKVDYLYFPEEGFVITNPSQGNHGDH, translated from the coding sequence ATGAAAGTCAAAATTACCCGCAACGCGGCTAAAGTTATAAAGAAACAGATGGATCTGGAAGAAAATAAGGATCTGAAGCTGCGCGTTCTGATTACCCATTCGCATGGTGACCATGCCCACTACGGTCTTGATTTGGACACGCCCAAGGAGAACGATGAAATCATTCCGACGGATAAGGACATCGACGTTATTCTGGAGAAGGGGCAGCCGCTTCTTGACGGCGTAAAGGTCGACTATCTGTATTTTCCGGAAGAAGGGTTTGTTATTACGAATCCGTCCCAGGGTAACCACGGAGACCACTAA
- a CDS encoding aldo/keto reductase, with the protein MRQLSDTILLNNGVAMPCFGLGTYKAEGNEVENAVTAALELGYRSIDTASLYGNEHEVGRAIRASGLRREDLFVTTKIWNDDQGYDQALAAFEKSREALGLEVIDLYLIHWPGLNKYKETWRALERLYEEGSVRAIGVSNFQIHHLESLMNDSNTVPAVNQVELHPRLRQRPLHDFCLLNNIQIEAWAPLMKGQLQDNGTLTSIARLHGKSVSQVILRWELQHDIVIIPKSVTSSRIKENSEIFDFELSQEEMDAIDTLDTGERIGRHPDELVF; encoded by the coding sequence ATGAGACAATTATCGGATACCATTTTACTGAATAACGGAGTTGCCATGCCGTGCTTCGGGTTGGGAACGTATAAGGCCGAGGGCAATGAGGTGGAAAATGCGGTGACGGCGGCGCTTGAACTGGGCTACCGGAGCATCGATACGGCGTCCCTGTACGGGAACGAGCATGAAGTGGGACGGGCAATTCGGGCCAGCGGTCTGCGGAGGGAAGACCTGTTCGTCACGACCAAGATATGGAATGACGATCAGGGCTATGACCAGGCGTTGGCTGCTTTTGAGAAGAGCCGCGAAGCCCTGGGTCTTGAAGTGATCGACTTGTACCTGATTCATTGGCCGGGACTGAACAAATACAAGGAGACGTGGCGCGCGCTGGAGCGTCTGTATGAGGAAGGCAGTGTCCGCGCAATCGGCGTCAGCAATTTCCAGATTCACCATCTGGAGTCGCTGATGAATGACAGCAACACTGTTCCGGCGGTGAACCAGGTTGAGCTGCATCCCCGTCTAAGACAGCGGCCGCTGCATGATTTCTGCTTGCTGAACAATATCCAGATCGAAGCCTGGGCGCCGCTTATGAAGGGGCAGCTGCAGGATAACGGAACGCTGACATCCATTGCGCGTTTGCACGGCAAATCGGTCTCACAGGTCATTCTCCGCTGGGAATTGCAGCATGACATCGTCATTATTCCGAAATCCGTAACGTCTTCCCGTATTAAGGAGAATAGTGAGATTTTCGATTTCGAGTTATCCCAGGAGGAAATGGACGCTATCGATACTCTGGATACTGGGGAACGAATCGGCAGGCATCCGGACGAGTTGGTGTTCTAA
- a CDS encoding YtxH domain-containing protein gives MKKNTKSLLWGIVAGGAVGSVTALLLAPKSGKELRKDISDGAAATVDKAQELVHQASDKTVEWYGKAKDSVEQVIQEVTDWSKQFTKAEDEAAVISAADIDSAAGSSGPGDEIDSSAADDTGEKA, from the coding sequence ATGAAGAAGAACACGAAAAGCTTGCTGTGGGGAATCGTTGCCGGGGGCGCCGTCGGTTCAGTGACCGCTCTGCTGCTGGCGCCCAAATCCGGAAAAGAGCTGCGCAAGGATATCTCGGACGGCGCTGCGGCAACAGTGGATAAAGCGCAGGAACTTGTTCATCAGGCCTCAGACAAGACCGTGGAATGGTACGGCAAAGCCAAGGATTCGGTGGAGCAGGTGATTCAAGAGGTAACGGACTGGAGCAAACAGTTCACAAAGGCAGAGGATGAAGCCGCAGTCATTTCGGCTGCCGATATTGATTCGGCAGCCGGCAGCTCCGGCCCTGGGGATGAAATTGACTCATCAGCCGCGGATGACACAGGGGAAAAGGCGTGA
- the racE gene encoding glutamate racemase has translation MQQAIAILDSGVGGLTVAKEVMRQLPREKIIYFGDTARAPYGPRSSEEVKLFTEQIVDYLIQFNPKVIVIACNTATAAALDYISAKVEIPVIGVIHPGARAAISATKTGRVGVIGTVGTIGSGAYTAALKQLSPYVEVISQACPALVPLVEQGMFRSEECDLAVRDSLNGIKHEPIDTLILGCTHYPFLVDPIGRAMGPGVKLISSADETAREISTILYDKGKLARGDDSPVHQFFCSGDAGIFQRIAMDWLGEQIKRTPVVWQVSSLEPTDV, from the coding sequence GTGCAGCAAGCTATCGCTATACTAGACTCGGGCGTAGGAGGATTGACGGTTGCCAAGGAAGTAATGAGGCAGCTCCCGAGGGAGAAAATCATTTATTTCGGAGACACCGCCCGCGCCCCGTACGGACCCCGTTCGTCCGAAGAAGTAAAACTTTTTACCGAGCAAATTGTCGATTATCTTATTCAATTCAATCCTAAAGTGATCGTGATCGCTTGCAACACGGCGACTGCGGCCGCCCTCGATTATATATCGGCGAAAGTGGAGATTCCGGTCATTGGCGTCATTCATCCCGGCGCCCGCGCCGCCATCAGCGCGACAAAGACCGGACGGGTAGGCGTTATCGGCACCGTAGGAACGATCGGCAGCGGTGCTTACACGGCAGCGCTGAAACAGCTGTCCCCATATGTTGAGGTGATCAGTCAGGCATGTCCGGCGCTTGTCCCGCTGGTCGAACAGGGGATGTTCCGCTCGGAGGAGTGCGATCTTGCGGTGCGTGATTCGCTGAACGGAATCAAGCATGAACCGATTGATACCCTGATACTCGGGTGTACACATTACCCGTTTCTTGTTGATCCGATCGGCCGGGCAATGGGTCCTGGAGTCAAGCTGATCAGTTCCGCGGACGAGACGGCGCGCGAGATCAGCACCATTTTGTACGACAAGGGAAAGCTGGCGAGGGGAGACGACAGTCCGGTGCATCAGTTCTTCTGCAGCGGCGACGCCGGCATATTCCAAAGAATCGCCATGGACTGGCTTGGAGAGCAGATCAAACGCACGCCGGTTGTTTGGCAGGTATCATCGCTCGAACCTACGGACGTCTGA
- a CDS encoding helix-turn-helix transcriptional regulator, whose translation MKRGQENGSTRHIIMTLLKMKGPLTIGALAEELGITEMGVRRHVLQLEREGLARNKIVRQAMGRPMHMYSLTERAEDYFPKNYHNLTLELLRELDHNSGTDAVNVLFEGRRRRLLAQYSPMMERRNLEERVAELSAIQNSGGYMAEWDREEDGSFVLREYNCPIRQVAVQYRKACECEQNLFEELLNARVSRSDCMAEGGQCCRYSIKPVNHS comes from the coding sequence ATGAAGAGAGGGCAGGAAAACGGTTCGACCAGACACATCATCATGACGCTTCTAAAAATGAAAGGACCGTTGACCATCGGAGCACTGGCCGAGGAACTCGGCATTACGGAAATGGGAGTAAGACGCCATGTTCTGCAGCTTGAGCGGGAAGGCCTGGCTAGAAACAAGATTGTGCGGCAGGCCATGGGCCGGCCCATGCATATGTATTCGCTGACGGAAAGAGCCGAAGACTATTTTCCAAAAAATTATCACAACCTTACGCTGGAGCTTCTGCGCGAATTGGACCACAACAGCGGGACCGACGCCGTGAACGTCCTGTTCGAGGGGCGGAGGCGCAGGCTGCTGGCTCAGTACAGCCCCATGATGGAGCGGAGAAATCTCGAAGAGAGAGTGGCGGAACTGTCCGCCATCCAGAATTCCGGTGGTTACATGGCAGAATGGGACCGGGAAGAGGACGGATCTTTCGTGCTCCGGGAGTACAACTGCCCCATCCGCCAGGTTGCCGTCCAGTACCGCAAGGCCTGCGAGTGTGAGCAGAATTTGTTCGAGGAATTGCTGAATGCGAGAGTTTCGCGAAGTGACTGCATGGCCGAGGGCGGGCAGTGCTGCAGGTACTCGATTAAACCGGTAAACCATTCGTAA
- a CDS encoding M14 family zinc carboxypeptidase gives MLQYIVRKGDTVRRIAAAYGLTPGHVIQGNPWTADQPYLFPGQVLFLPSVQRRRYTAQEGERMRDVAALYGVSLEALEQLNPGISPDGFCTPGKTLVIPMSEQSAVVHLRGEYGHSELEADISLLTNKYPFISAGTIGSSVLGKPLHLLRIGSGRRRLHVNAALHANEWLTSPCLLAFLEQYAEAYAKGRKWNGHSPEDWFNNWTVWAVPMANPDGVELVQEGAGPWHPYRRELVEWNGGRRSFRHWKANIRGVDLGDQFPAFWEEEQSRRGMSGPSPRDYGGPSPLSEPEAAALVSLCEKAPADMAVSLHSQGQEIYWNYRGYEPPESREIAERLALAGGYRAVALTESDAGFKDWFIMKFGKPGFTVELGLGRNPLPLEDFEDLTLETGQILASILSQ, from the coding sequence ATGCTTCAATATATTGTCCGCAAGGGAGATACCGTGAGGCGGATAGCCGCCGCCTACGGACTTACTCCAGGGCATGTAATACAGGGGAATCCCTGGACGGCGGATCAGCCGTACCTCTTTCCGGGGCAGGTGCTGTTTCTACCTTCCGTCCAGCGCAGACGATATACTGCGCAGGAAGGGGAACGCATGAGGGATGTGGCGGCACTCTACGGGGTCAGCCTGGAAGCGCTGGAACAGCTAAATCCCGGTATATCTCCGGACGGGTTCTGCACACCTGGAAAAACCTTGGTGATTCCGATGTCCGAGCAGTCGGCGGTCGTGCACCTGCGCGGCGAGTACGGGCATTCGGAACTGGAGGCAGATATCAGCCTTCTGACAAATAAATATCCTTTTATCTCGGCAGGCACGATAGGCTCCAGTGTCCTTGGCAAACCGCTGCATTTGCTGCGGATCGGCAGCGGCCGACGCAGACTGCATGTGAATGCGGCGCTGCATGCCAATGAGTGGCTGACCTCGCCATGTCTTCTGGCATTTCTGGAGCAGTATGCCGAAGCTTATGCGAAAGGCCGGAAATGGAACGGTCACAGCCCGGAAGACTGGTTCAACAACTGGACGGTATGGGCCGTTCCGATGGCGAACCCCGACGGTGTTGAGCTCGTGCAGGAAGGAGCCGGTCCCTGGCATCCTTACAGGCGGGAGCTTGTGGAATGGAACGGCGGGCGCCGCAGCTTCCGCCACTGGAAAGCCAATATCCGGGGCGTGGACCTTGGGGACCAGTTCCCTGCCTTTTGGGAAGAGGAACAATCGCGCCGGGGCATGAGCGGACCTTCTCCCAGGGATTATGGCGGCCCATCGCCGCTCAGCGAGCCGGAGGCTGCTGCGCTGGTCTCGCTGTGCGAGAAGGCGCCTGCGGACATGGCGGTGTCGCTGCACAGTCAAGGCCAGGAGATCTACTGGAACTATCGCGGATATGAGCCTCCGGAGAGCCGGGAAATCGCAGAACGTCTGGCGCTGGCCGGCGGCTACCGCGCCGTTGCTTTGACGGAAAGTGACGCGGGATTTAAGGACTGGTTCATTATGAAATTCGGGAAGCCGGGGTTCACCGTGGAACTGGGTCTGGGCAGAAATCCGCTCCCGCTTGAGGATTTTGAAGATTTAACTTTGGAGACGGGGCAGATTCTGGCTTCTATTCTATCCCAATGA
- a CDS encoding DUF86 domain-containing protein, whose protein sequence is MYYVNREQIEYILGQIPDIADGLRMAAASWDGGKIWGLVQERCLHLSIEVVTDVGSCLIDGFIMRDAGSYEDIITIIHEESVFRDKEMYDRLIELVSLRKPLVQEYYAWERERLHPLAAVLPELLPRFAAEVRNYLNQELGTALPES, encoded by the coding sequence ATGTACTATGTAAACCGCGAACAAATTGAATACATTTTAGGACAAATTCCCGATATTGCGGACGGGCTGCGAATGGCGGCGGCTTCCTGGGACGGAGGAAAGATTTGGGGACTGGTGCAGGAACGCTGCCTTCATCTCTCGATCGAGGTCGTCACCGATGTCGGCAGCTGCCTCATTGACGGTTTTATAATGCGTGACGCCGGCAGTTACGAGGATATCATCACCATCATTCATGAGGAGTCGGTATTTCGCGATAAAGAGATGTATGACCGGCTTATCGAGCTGGTGTCGCTGCGCAAGCCTCTTGTACAGGAATATTACGCCTGGGAGCGGGAGCGGCTGCATCCGCTGGCGGCTGTGCTTCCGGAACTGCTGCCCCGCTTTGCCGCCGAGGTCAGAAACTATCTGAATCAGGAACTGGGCACCGCCCTGCCGGAGAGCTAA
- a CDS encoding helix-turn-helix domain-containing protein has protein sequence MPTNQSEPYKIQAWSLVNRKYLGKGVRIKRFRRPQRSQIRNRVLLAVLMSRDIKLSRFAEELSVSSRSVSAWVYESRIPSRTNMDKACRYLGYPQHVLFNEALLRQSPILCQPAPSRYMKRSKAYPRRSDILTGLCMVHDLSVTDAGHWIGVHPGTFRKWLHNSQLPSPSLQEKAEAFFRIPRAILFADCVREGKYN, from the coding sequence ATGCCTACAAATCAGTCAGAGCCTTATAAAATTCAGGCGTGGTCTCTGGTTAACCGCAAATATCTGGGGAAGGGTGTCCGGATAAAGAGATTCCGCCGTCCTCAGAGAAGCCAGATCCGCAACCGCGTGCTGCTCGCCGTGCTGATGTCCCGCGATATCAAGCTGTCAAGGTTTGCGGAAGAACTTTCCGTATCTTCCAGGAGCGTCAGCGCCTGGGTGTATGAAAGCCGCATTCCGTCCAGGACCAATATGGACAAAGCCTGCCGCTATCTCGGTTATCCCCAGCATGTCTTGTTTAATGAAGCGCTGCTTCGGCAGAGTCCGATTCTGTGCCAGCCGGCTCCTTCGAGGTACATGAAGCGGAGCAAGGCGTATCCCCGCCGCAGCGACATTCTGACCGGGCTGTGCATGGTGCATGATCTTTCCGTCACCGATGCCGGTCATTGGATCGGAGTCCATCCCGGCACCTTTCGCAAATGGCTGCACAATAGCCAGCTCCCGTCTCCTTCCCTGCAGGAAAAGGCGGAAGCGTTCTTCCGGATACCCCGGGCGATTTTGTTCGCCGATTGCGTCCGAGAGGGCAAATATAATTAG
- a CDS encoding DUF1450 domain-containing protein, translating to MANDIRICDKCNHMSIKSVLPKLRKMAPDAEIKIGCKSYCGPCGKRAFVYINGRYVSAPTEDEVLKKVEPFIKQPAVKK from the coding sequence ATGGCTAACGATATACGCATTTGTGATAAATGCAATCATATGAGCATCAAAAGCGTACTGCCGAAGCTCCGCAAAATGGCGCCTGACGCCGAGATCAAAATCGGCTGCAAGTCCTACTGCGGCCCATGCGGCAAGCGCGCTTTCGTCTACATCAACGGTCGATATGTCAGCGCTCCGACCGAGGACGAGGTGCTGAAGAAAGTGGAGCCTTTCATAAAGCAGCCCGCAGTAAAGAAATAG